The genomic stretch TCCTTTTTCGCTCTCGCATCACTGCTGTGAGTTGTTTATGTTCCTCTCAGCCATGATGTCATCAATGATGTCAGTGAAgtctatctctctctgctctgtagcTCCAAAGGTgacgaagatgaagatgaggtgTTCGTGGGTCCAGTCAGCCATAAGGAGAGGTGTGTCTCTGTCGACGTGCTATCTCGGCTTGAGGACAGCGGCGGTGGCGTGCAGGGGAGCTGGAGTCCGCTGACCGAAGATCAGTTGGAGGCTGTGTGTCAGGAAGCCCACAGACTAGCTGACTGGCTGCAGACCGGCGAGACGAGCTGCCGCAACAAGGATGATAAGACCACCAGCATGACCACCGACCCTACAAACGACACAGAGGAGTTCATCCAGGACGCTGAGGCCAAACTGGGTGTGCTCAGTCAGAGCGCCACTGCACTCAGCCCCATCAAACGCCAGACCTTCTGTGTGCAGGACAGTCCCATGAAGCAGCTGCCGCCCGCTGTCCAGTGCCGCCTGCTGAGAGAAAGCAACACAGCTTTATCCACCCGGCACGCCTCCGCCAACAGAAAGTCATTCACTCGACCAGCTGCCCCTGCCAGACTCAGCACCTCCAGCCCCGTAGCTAAGGCTCAGCCTAGGGCGGGACTGCGAGGGAAAACCACAGTGGGCGTCGTGTTGCCGAGCAAACTGGCCGCCCCAACAACTTCCTGCTCAGCAAGCAAGAGCAGAGTGGAGAAAACCAGACTGCAACCACCGGGCAAAGTAGGTTGggtttttattttccagttcTCAGGTGAAATATTCAGTCAATAGAATGCCACAACAGTGATAGGGTAATGGCGCCATCTGGTGTCACCCTGTAACAGCAGATCTCTTGAAAGACTTCTCCACTGCAGGAGTTCACAAACCTGTAATCTATAAAAGTAGTTAGTAGTTAGATAGTTCACACAATGATGTTGATCTTTGGGACAAAgctctttttgtgtttccactgtgaGTTTCTTCTACATGTAATGTGTAAACACATCAGTATCAGTGAGTTACTGGGGGCCTCCACCTACAGTGGGAGGTGGATAGGATGGATTAGGGAGTAAAGGAGACCAGGAGCCAGCCaacgtcacgtcactcttttgttgtcaCACAAAGTGCgaatggagggcaggaagtgatttttcTGCGTAGTAAGCACTATAACACACTAAAAATGCAGgtgttttgcatcatttacTGTTGCTCAGATCAACCAAACCAAGAAACCATGAGGAGCTTTTATCAAGGACCAAAAGTTGTTGCTCATCAGGGtgaaaaaatgcaagaaattgactgaaaaaagctgtttgtttgtttgtttgtttgtttgtttgtttgtttgtttgtttcagacGGTGGGGGGTCGGAGGCCTAGCCCGGTGTCTCGCCCCTCCAGTAAGGCAGAGTCATGTGaggatctgctctctgattcGGCGAGCGTAGCTTCTGACATCAGCGACTCCTCCCTTAACTCCAGCCTGCTGGCAAAACGCACGCGGGCTCCGCCCACCAAGGTGACGCACCTGTTCAAAACTgattgtgtttgatttattgtgGAAAGCTGGTCAAAGAGTCGCTCACTGCAACACATTTAATGAAACCAATCAGATTAATAATGTTTATTGTATATTATCTTAGACATCCTGTGAAAATAACTGATTGTCTTTCCTCTGTCAGAGTGTCGTGAAGAACCTGTCAGGTGTGAAAGCTCCGCCCCTTCAGAGCAGGAGGGtggcagacaggaaaaacacatcctcatcttcatcctcagtgTCCAGCTTCAACTCCAGTCTATGTCTGTCCCCTGCTAAAGGTACGCTAACAGCTAGCAGTTACCAGATACTTGGACAGTCATCCGATATGCTGCAAACAAATACATCATGTTCATAAAAAACGTATTTGGACATGTGACGTTTTTTATCCCCACAAACCACAAACCTTTACAAAATCTCCAAAGCACTTAGCAAAGTAATTAGCATCATGGACAGAGTGTTAATTTTGTTTGCTGCTAACAGCTATGCGTTAGCTGCTAACTGTGACAAGCTGCTTATAACTAAATATCCACCTTATAACGCTAATTTACCAACAACCAGCTATCTTGCTAACTGTTAGCAGCTAACTAACCAGTTAGCTACTTTGTTGCCCCCTGTGCTCATCATCCAATAAGAAGGTGCAGCAGTACAGGTGTTGTGTCTTCTTGCAGGTAAACTGAACTCTTCTTTGAACCGGAGTATGAGCGGCTCCACTGGCCCCGCCCCCAGCAGCATGAGCAAGCCCATGAATCACAGCAGGCCGCGCCGCTCAACTGTCTACAGTACCACAGAGCCAGCGTCCTCCACCGCCGGTCGCCCCTCGCTGTCCGCCCAGGCCAGGAAGCAGCCTGAGGTGAACCGTGTCAAAGCCACAAGGTCTACGCCACTCCAGCTGACGCCCGCCAAGAGAGTTTTGGAGAGGACCGCCATGATCCCCACCACTGCCTCGGCCCGGCCGCAGAGCGGACTGAAGACCAAATCCAAACCTGAGGCCCTGATCCCACCGACACCCAGTGGAGGCGTCAGAGGACTCTCCCTCGGAGACGGTAAGGGACGCTGATGATGTCAGAGCTGTCAGTTCGCTGTCTGTTCATCGGATGAGTTTAATGAGAAAATGGTTATTCTTAACATCACAACATAACACCAAACTCCATCGACAAATTCTATTGCTGAAGCGTGACCTGAGGCACAGCAGCCAATCTCATTCTGTCTGTTTCGTCTCCAGATGTCTCAAAGACGTTGAAGCCAAAGAGGCTGATGTCAGCGGGCGGCGTGGACAGGTAGGTCATCGTGCTCCACCATCATCACTGTACACTTACATTATTGTCAAGTGATCAAATGTCAGgagttgcattaaaaaaaacacctggaGCACCTGTCCTGTCGTTCTGTGCTGCATCTTaacatcttcctctcctgtAGTCTTCCTCAGAAGCCCTCTGCTGGTCCTCTGACGCCCTCTGCCGGCAGCTGCAGGTTGTTGCAGGTGAAGGCGCGGCGTCCCTCCACCCTTCCTACCCCAGTGAGGCGCAGGATGTCCGCCATTCCAATGGCCACACCCACCAACGCGCTCCGGGCCGCAAGACCACCGCCCACCTCTGAAGCTGACCCCGCCCCTGTCACTGCCTCAGCCAGGAGAGAGACGGGCTACAGGTGAAATGCTTTAAACTGCTGTTCAACCAATAGGAACGCAGCTCTGACCTCTGGGTGTGGACCGACTGTATCAGatcactgctgtgttgttgttgtttttgtgtagCCCCGCccctacagacacacaggaggcGGAGCCTGTCGACGCGCCCGACATCCAGCCCTTCTGTCTGGAGGAGGAGCCTCCTGCTGCTCCGCTCTCCAGTCCTccgcagtctgaccaatcagagagcacgGATCCTGGCGCACCCAGTCAGGGCGAATCAGAGCCCGGCAGGAACCTGATCGAACTGGAGGCGGCAGAGGAGAACACCAACAAGAcacaggaggtcagaggtcacacataTGAACACAAAGCCAGCTGCAAGATGGCATGACGTCTTAAGACGACTGTCCAGGACTGTTTGCGTCCTGGATTTATCAAATATTGAATGAAATGATCGATTAAAAACAAGCTGCCTCCTTCAGGAGAACCTCACAGATCTCcgctctctctgttctcccttCAGGTTCTCCTGTTGGATCTTCCAGCTCCgactctgcagcctccagaAAAACTGCTCATCGACTTGACCAACACCCCCGACCTGATCCGGACCAGCAGCAAGCCTTGCACCACCAGTCAGGTAGGTGACACCTCACCTGGTCACCTGTGTGTCCACacactcagagtgtgtgtgtgcgtgcataaaTAGAACcggtttgttgtgtttgtttcagcagcTGATCGACCTGAGCTCTCCGCTCATCAAGTGGAGTCcagaagacaaaagagagaacAACGCTCCACTCATCAACCTGTCCTTCTGATCCACATCCTCCTGAAGACCTGGATCTGAGTAAACTGGACTGGTCAGGTTTCCCTCTTCAGAAACTCTGATAATTCACCAGTGAAGTCTTTACTGAAGCAAagtgttttaatgaaaatattcagtttttccGCACCTGATTACACTTTTGACTCCGTCTTGCTGCTGTTATTGATgtctgaataaataataaataaaagttaatgTCACGACTCTACGACAATGTTCATTTAAACACGTTCGACCAGCGCAGGTAAAAATAGAGACGATGAATAGTTCACTGAGAGTGTAAGTCAGGCTAAAAATGTaggaaaaatgaaaatcaaaaacaaatcagattCGTCACCTGCCAGCAGAGATGGTCATCCATCTGAAGAAAGAGCGAACATGTGGAAGGAAAACTGAAATTATTCTTTGTTTAAACCTCGAACACTGCAGAGTGCCAAGACGTCAGCTGTCTGTTTCTCAGAGAAGTGCAatcaaataacacaaacatgcaaacaaatagTCGCATACATGGAGAAACTTACATAACAACTCATTTAAAGTGTATAAAATAAAGAGAAGAGCAGAGTAACAAACATAAGAGTGCAATTAAAGTCAATGTACAGGCAACAGCATTAATGTGAAGGTATGATGGAGTACATTATGCActgtaacgtgtgtgtgtgtgtgtcatatatACACATAACATATAGTTCAGTAAAAAAGTTAATGATAAAAATACATATGGGAAATTTCAACTTTAGACGTTATCATGGCATATTGAGTTTGTATTTGGACATTTGGAGATACCAAGTCAAATTTAGAAGATAATTCAAAGAATTTAAAGtgcaaaatgataaaatatcaAGTCAAAATTATGACCCACTGTGTCTGATTTTTGTTGCATGTCTGAATGTCCTGGCACTAACAGGCTTCCATAGACAGgcctgaaaatgtgaaaatgaagataaaatgtGGTTTAATCTTTAAGAAAACGAGCTTCTGCAGTTTAGAAACAGTTTTCTGAAACTAACAACTGAAGAAAATCAGATGAATCTGGTTCAGACTCACATCGAGTTTTCCCAGTTTTGGCTTCCACGAGCAGATTTCATCAAGTTCAGTTCAGGTGGGAATCGGCAGCATGTTTTCAAGGCTATCACTCTGCAAAGGggtgtttggttttttttttttgagcagatACGCTGAAGGGGATAAACAGCGGCCGCAGCGTTCGCCAGGTGGAAACACGGTGCACCTGCAGGCTGGTGACATGGCTTCCTTCAAGCACACGCTCGGTGTCCTCGTCCTCCTGGTGgtctcaggctgctgctgggctgcagAGAAGGTGAGGGTATCTGAGTGAAGCGCTTATAAaaactttctctgtgtgtgacctGCAGGTTCTGTCCTTTGTTCAATCTCATCTCTGTAAGTGCATTTAAAATCTTAACTCATATCCTCATTATTATGTTTGTTAATGCCATAAACTGCCGGCCATTAACTCCAAGTGTTTGTTTCAAACTGGTGTTTCTTTCAAATATTCAACAGCATTTGTCCTTATTTCTTAAAGAGAGCCAGTTTTGTGACAGAAAAGGTCTCATGGTGATGTCCTATTTAACCTTACAGCACTTTAAGGGGTAGTTTAAGCTGAATCTGTGGCACTTCATGGTCCAACGTTGACCGACGCTGATGCAGACATACACAGTTTGACAGTTTCAGGCTCTGGCTGTTCATTCAGGAGGGAagctgtgtgagctgtgtttgAGAATAAACTGTAGAAACACTCTGCACtccactgaaacacatgaaCGCCTCACTAAAACACCGTCATCTCCCTGATCTAGGATCTGTCCGTCTCTGAGCTCCTGTGGAGGGCAAACAAGGATGTTGGTAAGACACCATGCACGTCCACgtttattcttatttattttaacagggACAGTGTAGACTTTGCTGCATTATTAGCCGCTAACTGACACACGCAT from Chaetodon auriga isolate fChaAug3 chromosome 6, fChaAug3.hap1, whole genome shotgun sequence encodes the following:
- the gtse1 gene encoding G2 and S phase-expressed protein 1 isoform X2 yields the protein MNCRANSDLLFLPDEKFDFDVSLSPASSKGDEDEDEVFVGPVSHKERCVSVDVLSRLEDSGGGVQGSWSPLTEDQLEAVCQEAHRLADWLQTGETSCRNKDDKTTSMTTDPTNDTEEFIQDAEAKLGVLSQSATALSPIKRQTFCVQDSPMKQLPPAVQCRLLRESNTALSTRHASANRKSFTRPAAPARLSTSSPVAKAQPRAGLRGKTTVGVVLPSKLAAPTTSCSASKSRVEKTRLQPPGKTVGGRRPSPVSRPSSKAESCEDLLSDSASVASDISDSSLNSSLLAKRTRAPPTKSVVKNLSGVKAPPLQSRRVADRKNTSSSSSSVSSFNSSLCLSPAKGKLNSSLNRSMSGSTGPAPSSMSKPMNHSRPRRSTVYSTTEPASSTAGRPSLSAQARKQPEVNRVKATRSTPLQLTPAKRVLERTAMIPTTASARPQSGLKTKSKPEALIPPTPSGGVRGLSLGDDVSKTLKPKRLMSAGGVDSLPQKPSAGPLTPSAGSCRLLQVKARRPSTLPTPVRRRMSAIPMATPTNALRAARPPPTSEADPAPVTASARRETGYSPAPTDTQEAEPVDAPDIQPFCLEEEPPAAPLSSPPQSDQSESTDPGAPSQGESEPGRNLIELEAAEENTNKTQEVLLLDLPAPTLQPPEKLLIDLTNTPDLIRTSSKPCTTSQLIDLSSPLIKWSPEDKRENNAPLINLSF
- the gtse1 gene encoding G2 and S phase-expressed protein 1 isoform X1, with amino-acid sequence MNCRANSDLLFLPDEKFDFDVSLSPASSKGDEDEDEVFVGPVSHKERCVSVDVLSRLEDSGGGVQGSWSPLTEDQLEAVCQEAHRLADWLQTGETSCRNKDDKTTSMTTDPTNDTEEFIQDAEAKLGVLSQSATALSPIKRQTFCVQDSPMKQLPPAVQCRLLRESNTALSTRHASANRKSFTRPAAPARLSTSSPVAKAQPRAGLRGKTTVGVVLPSKLAAPTTSCSASKSRVEKTRLQPPGKTVGGRRPSPVSRPSSKAESCEDLLSDSASVASDISDSSLNSSLLAKRTRAPPTKSVVKNLSGVKAPPLQSRRVADRKNTSSSSSSVSSFNSSLCLSPAKGKLNSSLNRSMSGSTGPAPSSMSKPMNHSRPRRSTVYSTTEPASSTAGRPSLSAQARKQPEVNRVKATRSTPLQLTPAKRVLERTAMIPTTASARPQSGLKTKSKPEALIPPTPSGGVRGLSLGDDVSKTLKPKRLMSAGGVDSLPQKPSAGPLTPSAGSCRLLQVKARRPSTLPTPVRRRMSAIPMATPTNALRAARPPPTSEADPAPVTASARRETGYSPAPTDTQEAEPVDAPDIQPFCLEEEPPAAPLSSPPQSDQSESTDPGAPSQGESEPGRNLIELEAAEENTNKTQEVLLLDLPAPTLQPPEKLLIDLTNTPDLIRTSSKPCTTSQQLIDLSSPLIKWSPEDKRENNAPLINLSF